In Vibrio hippocampi, the following are encoded in one genomic region:
- a CDS encoding AraC family transcriptional regulator: MTRQKITQLVNDRIKQDGMLETGVKGVSLFKVTNAIPCTPAVYEPTVIVILSGRKEAILDGERFIYDNSRYMCCTVSLPVEAGTPDASSDDPLLGVAISLDTKVMTELAIEMETSVGAIKQPKGGAQPQSLSLANWDDGFSDALLRLLQLDNEMDIAILGESRLRELYFSVLKGDAGISARRAFGIGNEIARAIEYLSMNLAKNVTIDQLASLVNMSRAVFHRKFKEATRMSPIQFMKSMRLNNAAMKIAAGMNVNEAAMAVGYVSSSQFSREFKRMYGQSPKQWSQSEALLENVV; this comes from the coding sequence GTGACAAGGCAAAAAATCACACAGCTGGTAAATGATCGCATTAAGCAAGATGGGATGCTTGAAACTGGGGTGAAGGGCGTGAGTCTTTTTAAAGTGACCAATGCTATCCCGTGTACGCCAGCAGTTTATGAACCCACGGTGATTGTCATCCTAAGTGGTCGCAAGGAAGCAATTTTAGACGGTGAGCGATTCATTTATGACAATAGTCGCTATATGTGTTGTACGGTTTCGTTACCGGTGGAAGCGGGGACACCTGACGCTTCTTCAGACGATCCGCTGCTGGGCGTTGCGATCTCATTGGATACCAAAGTGATGACCGAATTGGCGATTGAGATGGAAACCAGTGTCGGTGCGATCAAGCAACCGAAAGGGGGAGCTCAGCCACAGAGCTTGTCGCTGGCGAATTGGGATGATGGCTTTTCTGATGCGTTGCTACGTTTGCTTCAACTCGATAACGAAATGGATATCGCTATCTTAGGTGAGAGCCGACTGCGGGAACTATACTTTTCTGTGCTTAAAGGGGATGCCGGCATTTCAGCACGACGTGCCTTTGGTATTGGTAATGAGATAGCACGCGCAATCGAATATTTGTCCATGAATCTAGCCAAGAATGTCACGATTGATCAATTAGCCTCGTTGGTGAATATGAGCCGAGCTGTATTTCATCGCAAGTTTAAAGAAGCCACTCGAATGTCGCCGATTCAGTTTATGAAATCTATGCGCTTGAATAACGCTGCGATGAAGATAGCGGCGGGTATGAATGTCAACGAAGCGGCAATGGCGGTCGGTTATGTGAGTTCGTCTCAGTTTAGCCGCGAATTCAAGCGAATGTATGGTCAATCACCTAAGCAATGGAGTCAATCGGAAGCCTTGCTTGAGAACGTCGTTTAG
- a CDS encoding immunoglobulin-like domain-containing protein, whose translation MNKNGKFRLSNVAMCVALGLTLVGCSSDDDDTVVTTPSPSEEYVADQGFHISPTQGVFSGEDGEQPQFVVPTNAQTPIVTSDVATQTDSTRNVVQFTTADDAGLVAGFDVGSISIDSLPEESTIEFDLRLVGVASTSASMTQYSDSATQWTFLVEGQNSSGADVTSTIDFVSEPTEEWGHFVFTKSELINNNADITNIVAIKMYPNKDATVYNVDNVAIYPEYRDSEGPKLTLIGGASITQLNYPDAVDVFEDPGYSVTDNQDDPTEINVKQTYGDLGEVDADSNGTYQITYSAVDTTGNVGKPVTRTVIIEAAPDVENDVTPPVLTLNGAATVRVELDGEYVELGATANDDVDGEITDITITSDVDVHTVGDYTVTYTATDSSDNTGKVERSVTVYQPVESENLVVNGDFSTEIGEEWILDQGEGKTEIVDGQLVISDFTPGATWQPRLVQSSVSLEQGQSYVATFDAKAGEARNIVLQIGELLTADPWYLPIMDDTTVGLTTEMESYSIQFTASENAANPGHVIFAVGGGAATPITLDNISLAAVTAEMIAPEITLTGSAVRMAVGDEYVEPGYSATDNVDGDLTASVVVTGDDFSTSEVGTHTVTYTVEDSDGNETVAERTVYVLAAADIDNLMINGDFSSGLEGWLLFGTDAEVIDGAVKYTTGVIKKERFAQGSIEPGDELVVSMKLKGAFTDGGVFKVGLHSESAEDSGLPAASQWAEYWSVSSDWQTVEIPWTLGENADSISVELLVTGPTAQEVYLDDITVKHATF comes from the coding sequence ATGAATAAAAATGGCAAGTTTAGGCTATCTAATGTCGCTATGTGTGTAGCGTTGGGTCTGACATTAGTTGGGTGTAGTAGTGATGATGACGATACGGTAGTAACGACACCGTCACCTTCAGAAGAGTATGTTGCAGATCAAGGGTTTCATATTTCGCCAACACAAGGCGTATTTAGTGGCGAGGATGGTGAACAACCTCAATTTGTTGTTCCAACCAACGCCCAAACGCCCATTGTTACCTCTGATGTCGCGACACAAACGGACTCGACACGAAATGTGGTTCAGTTTACGACCGCTGATGACGCGGGTTTAGTGGCTGGCTTCGATGTGGGTAGTATCTCGATAGATAGTCTTCCAGAGGAATCTACGATTGAATTTGATTTACGTCTGGTCGGCGTCGCTTCAACGTCAGCGTCGATGACACAGTACAGCGATAGCGCAACCCAGTGGACTTTTTTGGTTGAAGGGCAGAATTCTAGTGGTGCTGATGTCACGTCTACAATTGATTTCGTATCAGAACCCACAGAAGAGTGGGGACATTTTGTTTTTACTAAATCCGAGCTGATCAACAACAATGCTGACATCACCAACATTGTGGCGATTAAGATGTATCCAAATAAAGATGCGACAGTTTACAACGTGGATAACGTGGCCATTTATCCAGAATACCGAGACTCGGAGGGACCTAAGTTAACCCTTATTGGTGGCGCATCAATTACCCAACTTAACTACCCTGATGCCGTCGATGTTTTTGAAGATCCGGGCTATTCTGTCACCGATAATCAGGATGATCCCACCGAAATTAACGTTAAGCAAACCTATGGTGATTTAGGTGAAGTGGATGCGGATAGCAACGGTACTTATCAGATTACTTATAGTGCGGTTGATACAACGGGTAACGTTGGAAAACCGGTTACGCGAACAGTGATTATTGAGGCGGCACCGGATGTTGAAAATGACGTCACGCCACCAGTGCTAACATTAAATGGTGCTGCTACTGTGCGTGTAGAGCTTGACGGAGAGTACGTTGAACTCGGTGCCACCGCGAACGATGATGTTGATGGTGAAATTACCGACATTACCATTACGAGTGATGTTGATGTACATACTGTCGGTGATTATACCGTGACTTACACGGCGACGGACAGCTCGGACAATACAGGTAAGGTAGAAAGAAGCGTCACGGTTTATCAACCTGTCGAGTCTGAAAACCTTGTTGTAAACGGCGACTTTTCTACCGAAATAGGTGAAGAATGGATTCTTGATCAAGGTGAAGGTAAGACTGAAATCGTCGACGGTCAGCTGGTCATTTCTGACTTTACACCAGGGGCAACATGGCAACCAAGATTGGTTCAATCCTCGGTAAGTTTAGAACAGGGACAAAGTTACGTTGCAACGTTTGATGCAAAAGCGGGTGAGGCTCGCAATATCGTATTGCAGATTGGAGAGTTGTTAACCGCTGATCCTTGGTATTTGCCTATCATGGACGACACCACTGTGGGACTGACTACTGAAATGGAATCATACAGTATTCAATTTACTGCCAGTGAAAATGCGGCAAATCCAGGGCACGTTATCTTTGCGGTCGGTGGCGGTGCGGCCACGCCTATTACTCTCGATAATATCTCCCTAGCGGCGGTCACGGCGGAAATGATTGCGCCCGAGATCACTTTAACTGGTAGCGCTGTGCGTATGGCGGTCGGTGATGAATATGTTGAACCGGGCTATTCAGCAACGGACAACGTAGATGGCGATTTGACCGCATCCGTTGTTGTCACAGGTGATGATTTTAGTACTTCAGAAGTGGGCACGCATACCGTGACATACACCGTAGAAGATTCTGATGGCAATGAAACGGTGGCAGAAAGAACGGTCTATGTCTTAGCGGCAGCAGATATCGATAACTTAATGATTAACGGTGATTTCTCTTCTGGTTTAGAGGGTTGGTTACTATTTGGCACTGATGCAGAAGTGATTGATGGCGCAGTCAAATACACCACAGGAGTGATTAAGAAAGAGCGCTTTGCCCAAGGTTCGATCGAGCCTGGTGATGAATTGGTTGTCTCCATGAAGCTAAAGGGTGCATTCACCGATGGCGGTGTATTTAAAGTTGGTCTTCACAGTGAGTCAGCGGAAGATTCGGGTCTACCTGCTGCGTCTCAATGGGCTGAGTATTGGTCAGTGAGTTCAGACTGGCAAACAGTAGAGATCCCTTGGACACTTGGAGAGAATGCCGATTCGATTTCTGTCGAATTACTGGTTACAGGTCCGACGGCACAAGAGGTCTATTTGGATGACATCACAGTAAAACACGCCACTTTTTAA
- a CDS encoding amidohydrolase: MNKIVPLKKDNTGSNHEAIRLRRHFHQNPETGFTEFWTTSEICDYLSELGYEIHYGKDLYRSTYPSIQHISEVAQIDKNKVDSAYQTAKASLPESPWLAEMEGGFTGVIAILDCVEKGPITGFRFDIDGLPVQESSGSEHIPSREQFASRNNNMHACGHDGHTAIGLALAKQIADNRNQLSGRFVLVFQPSEEGPSGGEVFARFDIFKQLDYLVPLHIGIIDERKIVCGLSFLNVRNCRVIFRGKNAHAAVSPELGRNALQAACTAVTNLYGISRHREGMSRLNVGQMCSNNPTNIISDHAEFELEVRGEQNKISHYLFERANSIIRGAAAMYDVEVEIEELGEYVCADNSEKSVSLMKKAAINIGLDQDVIVERKLTSASEDATFLMNAVNENNGSASYLCLGSPTYGGHHHPSFDFDEDMLVYGVDILFEYIRCSQPSHNNSLSHQAKTA, translated from the coding sequence ATGAATAAGATTGTTCCTCTCAAAAAAGATAATACTGGCAGTAACCATGAAGCGATACGATTGAGGCGACACTTTCACCAAAATCCAGAGACTGGCTTTACCGAATTCTGGACAACCAGTGAAATATGCGACTATTTGTCTGAACTGGGTTATGAGATTCACTATGGAAAAGATTTATACCGATCGACCTATCCTAGTATTCAACATATTTCTGAGGTAGCGCAAATAGATAAAAACAAGGTGGATAGCGCTTATCAGACTGCAAAAGCATCACTTCCAGAAAGCCCATGGTTGGCAGAAATGGAAGGGGGATTTACTGGTGTCATTGCGATTCTTGATTGTGTGGAGAAAGGACCGATAACGGGTTTTCGTTTCGACATTGATGGTTTGCCAGTTCAGGAATCGAGCGGCAGCGAGCATATCCCTTCTAGGGAGCAGTTTGCCTCTCGAAACAATAACATGCATGCCTGTGGGCATGATGGGCATACGGCGATAGGTCTTGCTTTGGCGAAGCAGATAGCGGATAACCGGAATCAATTATCTGGGCGTTTTGTTCTGGTGTTTCAACCATCAGAAGAAGGACCGTCTGGAGGAGAGGTCTTTGCCCGATTCGATATCTTTAAACAACTGGATTATTTGGTGCCACTGCATATCGGCATCATTGACGAACGAAAGATAGTATGTGGTTTATCATTTTTAAACGTGAGGAATTGCCGGGTGATATTCAGAGGTAAAAACGCCCATGCAGCAGTAAGTCCAGAGTTGGGTAGAAACGCTTTGCAAGCGGCCTGTACTGCGGTCACTAATCTTTACGGCATCTCGCGTCATCGAGAAGGAATGAGTCGGCTCAATGTTGGTCAAATGTGTTCTAATAATCCGACTAATATCATTTCTGATCATGCTGAATTTGAACTGGAAGTAAGAGGGGAGCAAAATAAAATTTCTCACTACTTGTTTGAGCGGGCAAACAGTATTATTCGTGGCGCTGCCGCTATGTATGATGTTGAGGTAGAGATCGAAGAACTTGGAGAATATGTCTGTGCCGATAACTCTGAAAAGAGTGTGTCACTGATGAAAAAGGCCGCCATCAATATCGGTTTGGATCAAGATGTTATTGTTGAGAGGAAATTGACCTCCGCCAGTGAAGATGCCACCTTTCTGATGAATGCAGTGAATGAAAATAATGGCTCGGCGAGTTACCTATGCCTCGGCTCACCAACCTATGGTGGTCATCATCATCCTAGTTTTGATTTTGATGAGGATATGCTGGTGTATGGTGTTGATATTCTTTTTGAATATATTCGTTGTAGCCAACCTAGCCACAATAACTCATTGAGTCACCAAGCTAAAACTGCGTAA